The Astatotilapia calliptera chromosome 17, fAstCal1.2, whole genome shotgun sequence genome has a segment encoding these proteins:
- the bltp3b gene encoding bridge-like lipid transfer protein family member 3B isoform X2, giving the protein MAGLIKKQILKHLSRFAKNLSPDKINLSTLKGEGQLTNLELDEEVLQSLLDLPTWLAINRVECNKAAIRIPWTKLKTHPISLTLDKVVMEMSTCDEPRPPNGPSPIATASGQSEYGFAEKVVEGISLSINSIIIRISAKAFNASFELSQLQVYSVNTSWSIGDLRFTRIQDPQKGEILTFKEISWQMIRIEADAIQSAEHEMLSAPIRLITNQSKIRVTLKRRIKDCNVVASKLILILDDLLWVLTDTQLKAMVQYAKSLSEAMEKSTQQRKSMATEDQVSSPPPSAQQVRTQQASSAADQSATMAKLFSAYDVCETSHHLQITHLDLHICDDIHAKDKVVNKRITGGAMQLSFSSITLDYYPFHRAGDSCAHWMHYSDATKTRESWARSLLDEFRTNVEMLKSTVRDQQGPSHTHSSPKHGKINTSSSASFSPPPPQTPKAQLMSSSIVLRVADFSIYQVSTADQRRSSPKTMISCNKKSLYLPSEMPAIHVEFTEYYFPDGKDYPIPCPNLYAQLNALQLVLDPRSLVWLNLFALDLRQSLEQFMEIYKLNDSQKPDEHVDIRVDGLMLKLVIPTDQDSSSPADLPRSISIQTSEMAATNTRHPANCTRSHLEALLQAFEEEPFFCSSFSSFPRSSSSLPILHPVFQRHAHEQDTKLHDIYRGLVVPTMGTDALKMPAATDFWALHFAQFWVDYEGTRGGKGRPQPFVDSFPLTVWACQPAKLVQHQEKLRSAAGPGLSRSSSAEAVARLQRKRLLKEYYSTDATTSSPHNSNSALPASNGLHKPLSLDSLPSSSSSLSSDKDADVHVLVHVQKHLSAQVSHRQYVFLMQLQRTIKSLQQTLQQDMEKMSSKRDRKDPSHHPADRQPFTVCLGLLLKSAEVSLLLKPIPQPEGSGSPPGSELSPSESRGTLEPASDARDGGEKGNEGSGSEGGRAKQSCTVDQLLCSHGLEGGPMQVPAPLVPASTSTTHPDLNHKTSVEERTPAKRTGRGSSDEGGEVLMDGLSGGDDMGSRLDSKSQPCDHLPDPLSSKDWSDKDKAAKMPQSISRKGSLSVVSDLLSSSNSSRSTSLYSMSNIGRLMRDRSQSSFSVSYKNMKKSPSLQSLDNISIDSYLMEDGDTYSLLERDDVSISGFKDVISEQSTAESAIEAATGQEHEGGESPDSASAASQSIDEPTKDTVSVLVLKVQSVCVGMEAMGESTAVALEVGRVTPSQLGNVSLRQYLSNRSLAGGETSSASIQGLHGPAVRARLESGPWAAAHSPLAERNGFLQLQLHDYTASFMMSSLRNLSLFLEDDSASQVLPMEISIRDTHIDLKDDDPRDNPNSEPSPVMLHIDSLIVHRRDDGSFSIGVDRAGEAKPKQAASVIDSSLSPVPETVGGICGVSKATQTQAPPTSPPPSDKEKMLIEENECLKVELSRAKMALAEAQMEKDSLLHRLKNLKVSTS; this is encoded by the exons ATGGCGGGGCTCATCAAGAAGCAGATCCTGAAGCATCTCTCCAG GTTTGCTAAGAACCTGTCGCCCGACAAAATCAACCTGAGCACGCTGAAAGGGGAGGGCCAGCTCACCAACCTGGAGCTCGATGAGGAGGTGCTCCAGAGCCTGCTGGACCTGCCCACCTGGCTGGCCATCAATCGTGTGGAATGCAACAAGGCTGCCATCAGG ATACCATGGACCAAGTTGAAGACTCACCCGATCTCTTTG ACTTTGGATAAAGTGGTGATGGAGATGAGTACCTGCGATGAGCCTCGTCCACCCAATGGCCCATCTCCCATTGCAACAGCATCAGGACAGAG TGAATATGGTTTTGCTGAGAAGGTGGTAGAGGGCATATCCTTATCAATCAACTCCATTATCATCCGGATCAGTGCCAAGGCCTTTAACGCGTCTTTTGAGCTCTCCCAGCTGCAGGTCTACAGCGTCAACACCAGCTGGAGCATCGGTGACCTACGCTTTACTCGCATTCAGGACCCCCAGAAAGGAGAG attctgacatttaaagagATCAGCTGGCAGATGATCCGGATCGAGGCCGACGCTATCCAGAGCGCCGAGCACGAGATGTTGAGCGCCCCCATCCGCCTCATCACCAACCAGTCCAAGATCCGAGTCACTCTCAAGAGACGG ATCAAAGACTGTAACGTGGTGGCCTCCAAGCTGATTCTGATCTTGGATGACCTCCTGTGGGTGCTGACAGACACTCAGCTCAAAGCTATGGTGCAGTATGCCAAATCTCTCAGTGAAGCAATGGAGAAATCTACACAGCAGAGGAAAAGCATGGCCACAGAAGACCAG GTGTCATCGCCGCCCCCTTCAGCCCAACAGGTTCGCACCCAACAGGCGTCCTCAGCTGCTGACCAGAGTGCAACCATGGCCAAGCTGTTCAGCGCCTATGATGTGTGCGAGACATCGCACCATCTCCAGATCACACACCTAGACCTGCACATCTGCGATGATATCCATGCTAAGGACAAAG TCGTCAATAAAAGGATAACCGGTGGAGCCATGCAGCTTTCCTTTAGCTCCATTACTTTGGACTACTACCCTTTCCACAGAGCAG GTGACAGCTGCGCTCACTGGATGCACTACAGCGACGCCACTAAGACAAGAGAGAGCTGGGCACGGAGCCTCCTGGATGAATTCAGGACCAACGTGGAGATGTTAAAGAGCACAGTTCGAGACCAGCAAGGCCCGAGCCACACCCACAGTTCCCCAAAGCATG GTAAGATAAACACGTCTTCCAGCGCTTCCTTCAGTCCTCCTCCGCCTCAGACTCCCAAGGCTCAGCTCATGTCCAGCTCAATTGTTCTCAGGGTGGCTGACTTCAGCATCTATCAG GTCTCAACAGCAGACCAGCGCCGCTCCAGCCCCAAGACCATGATCTCCTGTAATAAGAAGTCATTGTACCTTCCGTCAGAGATGCCGGCCATCCATGTAGAGTTCACAGAATACTATTTCCCTGATGGAAAAGACTACCCTA TTCCGTGTCCAAACCTTTATGCTCAGCTCAATGCCCTTCAGCTGGTCCTGGATCCTCGCAGCCTGGTGTGGCTCAACCTCTTTGCCCTCGACCTGAGGCAGAGTCTGGAGCAGTTCATGGAGATCTACAAGCTCAATGACTCTCAAAAACCAGACGAGCATGTTGACATCAGGGTTGACGGCCTCATGCTGAAG CTCGTAATTCCCACTGATCAGGACTCTTCTTCGCCTGCTGACCTGCCTCGCTCCATCTCAATTCAGACTTCAGAAATGGCAGCCACTAACACCCGACACCCGGCCAACTGTACACGATCCCACCTTGAAGCCCTTCTGCAGGCCTTTGAAGAGGAACCCTTCTTCTGttcatctttttcctctttccctcGCTCCTCATCCTCTTTACCAATCCTCCATCCCGTCTTCCAGCGCCACGCTCACGAACAGGACACCAAGTTGCACGACATTTATCGGGGCCTGGTGGTGCCCACGATGGGCACGGACGCCCTCAAGATGCCTGCAGCCACTGACTTTTGGGCGTTGCACTTTGCCCAGTTTTGGGTGGACTATGAAGGAACCCGCGGAGGTAAAGGGCGGCCCCAGCCCTTTGTGGACTCCTTCCCTCTAACTGTGTGGGCGTGTCAGCCAGCAAAGCTCGTCCAGCATCAGGAGAAGCTGAGGAGTGCTGCTGGACCAGGACTGTCCAGAAGCTCGTCAGCGGAGGCTGTCGCACGTTTACAGAGGAAGCGATTATTAAAGGAGTATTACAGCACTGATGCAACGACTTCATCACCTCACAATAGCAATTCAGCACTGCCAGCCAGTAATGGTCTCCATAAACCCCTCTCACTAGACAGTCtgccctcctcatcctcctctttgTCATCAGATAAAGATGCAGATGTGCATGTGTTGGTGCATGTGCAGAAGCATCTGAGCGCTCAG GTAAGCCATCGGCAGTATGTGTTTCTGATGCAGCTTCAGCGCACCATCAAATCCCTGCAGCAGACACTACAGCAGGATATGGAGAAGATGAGCTCCAAGAGAGACCGCAAGGATCCTTCCCACCATCCGGCAGATCGCCAGCCGTTCACCGTCTGCTTGGGCCTCCTGCTCAAAAGCGCAGAGGTGTCCCTGCTCCTGAAGCCCATTCCGCAGCCTGAGGGTTCAGGATCTCCTCCAGGCTCGGAGCTGTCGCCCTCAGAGAGCCGAGGAACTCTGGAGCCTGCGAGTGATGCGAGAGACGGGGGAGAGAAAGGCAATGAAGGATCTGGCTCAGAAGGTGGAAGAGCCAAGCAGTCTTGCACTGTAGACCAGCTGCTATGTAGCCATGGCTTAGAGGGAGGACCCATGCAGGTTCCTGCACCTCTCGTTCCCGCTTCCACTTCAACTACACATCCCGACTTGAACCACAAAACGTCAGTGGAGGAGAGGACTCCAGCTAAAAGGACTGGGCGGGGGAGTTCAGATGAAGGTGGCGAGGTGCTGATGGATGGGTTGTCTGGAGGTGATGATATGGGATCTAGGTTAGACTCCAAAAGCCAACCATGTGACCATCTGCCTGATCCACTCAGCAGCAAAGACTGGAGCGACAAAGACAAGGCTGCAAAGATGCCTCAGTCAATATCCAG GAAAGGAAGTTTGTCTGTGGTATCTGATCTCCTCAGCTCCTCAAACTCCAGCAGATCCACCTCCCTTTATTCCATGTCCAACAT tgGTCGTTTGATGCGGGATCGCTCCCAGTCCAGTTTCTCTGTGTCctataaaaatatgaagaagaGCCCCTCTCTGCAGTCCCTGGACAACATCTCCATAGATAGCTACCTGATGGAGGATGGAGACACTTACAGCCTGCTGGAAAGAG ACGACGTGTCCATCTCAGGCTTCAAGGACGTCATCAGTGAACAAAGCACCGCAGAGAGCGCCATCGAGGCAGCGACTGGTCAGGAGCACGAGGGGGGAGAGTCCCCCGACTCTGCCAGCGCAGCATCACAGAGCATTGATGAGCCCACCAAAGATACA GTGTCAGTGCTGGTGTTGAAGGTGCAGTCGGTGTGTGTGGGCATGGAGGCCATGGGCGAGAGCACAGCCGTGGCTCTGGAGGTGGGCCGGGTCACACCCAGCCAGCTGGGAAATGTCAGCCTCAGACAGTACCTCAGCAACCGCAGCCTGG CTGGCGGCGAGACCAGCTCTGCATCCATCCAGGGCCTTCACGGTCCGGCGGTCCGGGCTCGGCTGGAAAGCGGGCCCTGGGCCGCCGCCCACTCCCCGTTGGCTGAACGTAACGGTTTCCTCCAGCTGCAGCTTCACGATTACACGGCGAGCTTCATGATGTCCTCGCTCCGCAACCTTTCCCTTTTCCTGGAGGACGACTCGGCCTCCCAGGTGCTGCCCATGGAGATCAGCATCAGGGACACACACATTGATTTAAAG GATGATGACCCTCGTGATAATCCCAACTCGGAGCCCTCGCCGGTCATGCTGCACATCGACAGCCTCATCGTACACAGAAGAGACGACGGGTCTTTCTCTATAGGAG TGGATAGAGCAGGAGAGGCCAAACCCAAGCAAGCGGCCTCAGTGATTGACAGCTCTCTGAGTCCAGTCCCTGAGACTGTGGGCGGCATCTGTGGTGTTTCAAAGGCGACGCAGACTCAGGCTCCGCCTACAAGCCCCCCTCCATCTGACAAGGAGAAG aTGCTGATCGAAGAGAATGAGTGTTTAAAGGTGGAGCTTTCCCGGGCAAAGATGGCGCTGGCTGAGGCTCAGATGGAGAAGGACTCGCTGCTTCACCGACTGAAGAACCTCAAAGTCAGCACCAGCTAG
- the bltp3b gene encoding bridge-like lipid transfer protein family member 3B isoform X3: protein MAGLIKKQILKHLSRFAKNLSPDKINLSTLKGEGQLTNLELDEEVLQSLLDLPTWLAINRVECNKAAIRIPWTKLKTHPISLTLDKVVMEMSTCDEPRPPNGPSPIATASGQSEYGFAEKVVEGISLSINSIIIRISAKAFNASFELSQLQVYSVNTSWSIGDLRFTRIQDPQKGEILTFKEISWQMIRIEADAIQSAEHEMLSAPIRLITNQSKIRVTLKRRIKDCNVVASKLILILDDLLWVLTDTQLKAMVQYAKSLSEAMEKSTQQRKSMATEDQVSSPPPSAQQVRTQQASSAADQSATMAKLFSAYDVCETSHHLQITHLDLHICDDIHAKDKVVNKRITGGAMQLSFSSITLDYYPFHRAGDSCAHWMHYSDATKTRESWARSLLDEFRTNVEMLKSTVRDQQGPSHTHSSPKHGKINTSSSASFSPPPPQTPKAQLMSSSIVLRVADFSIYQVSTADQRRSSPKTMISCNKKSLYLPSEMPAIHVEFTEYYFPDGKDYPIPCPNLYAQLNALQLVLDPRSLVWLNLFALDLRQSLEQFMEIYKLNDSQKPDEHVDIRVDGLMLKLVIPTDQDSSSPADLPRSISIQTSEMAATNTRHPANCTRSHLEALLQAFEEEPFFCSSFSSFPRSSSSLPILHPVFQRHAHEQDTKLHDIYRGLVVPTMGTDALKMPAATDFWALHFAQFWVDYEGTRGGKGRPQPFVDSFPLTVWACQPAKLVQHQEKLRSAAGPGLSRSSSAEAVARLQRKRLLKEYYSTDATTSSPHNSNSALPASNGLHKPLSLDSLPSSSSSLSSDKDADVHVLVHVQKHLSAQVSHRQYVFLMQLQRTIKSLQQTLQQDMEKMSSKRDRKDPSHHPADRQPFTVCLGLLLKSAEVSLLLKPIPQPEGSGSPPGSELSPSESRGTLEPASDARDGGEKGNEGSGSEGGRAKQSCTVDQLLCSHGLEGGPMQVPAPLVPASTSTTHPDLNHKTSVEERTPAKRTGRGSSDEGGEVLMDGLSGGDDMGSRLDSKSQPCDHLPDPLSSKDWSDKDKAAKMPQSISSGRLMRDRSQSSFSVSYKNMKKSPSLQSLDNISIDSYLMEDGDTYSLLERDDVSISGFKDVISEQSTAESAIEAATGQEHEGGESPDSASAASQSIDEPTKDTVSVLVLKVQSVCVGMEAMGESTAVALEVGRVTPSQLGNVSLRQYLSNRSLGMVCSVPIPAQSSQAGGETSSASIQGLHGPAVRARLESGPWAAAHSPLAERNGFLQLQLHDYTASFMMSSLRNLSLFLEDDSASQVLPMEISIRDTHIDLKDDDPRDNPNSEPSPVMLHIDSLIVHRRDDGSFSIGVDRAGEAKPKQAASVIDSSLSPVPETVGGICGVSKATQTQAPPTSPPPSDKEKMLIEENECLKVELSRAKMALAEAQMEKDSLLHRLKNLKVSTS, encoded by the exons ATGGCGGGGCTCATCAAGAAGCAGATCCTGAAGCATCTCTCCAG GTTTGCTAAGAACCTGTCGCCCGACAAAATCAACCTGAGCACGCTGAAAGGGGAGGGCCAGCTCACCAACCTGGAGCTCGATGAGGAGGTGCTCCAGAGCCTGCTGGACCTGCCCACCTGGCTGGCCATCAATCGTGTGGAATGCAACAAGGCTGCCATCAGG ATACCATGGACCAAGTTGAAGACTCACCCGATCTCTTTG ACTTTGGATAAAGTGGTGATGGAGATGAGTACCTGCGATGAGCCTCGTCCACCCAATGGCCCATCTCCCATTGCAACAGCATCAGGACAGAG TGAATATGGTTTTGCTGAGAAGGTGGTAGAGGGCATATCCTTATCAATCAACTCCATTATCATCCGGATCAGTGCCAAGGCCTTTAACGCGTCTTTTGAGCTCTCCCAGCTGCAGGTCTACAGCGTCAACACCAGCTGGAGCATCGGTGACCTACGCTTTACTCGCATTCAGGACCCCCAGAAAGGAGAG attctgacatttaaagagATCAGCTGGCAGATGATCCGGATCGAGGCCGACGCTATCCAGAGCGCCGAGCACGAGATGTTGAGCGCCCCCATCCGCCTCATCACCAACCAGTCCAAGATCCGAGTCACTCTCAAGAGACGG ATCAAAGACTGTAACGTGGTGGCCTCCAAGCTGATTCTGATCTTGGATGACCTCCTGTGGGTGCTGACAGACACTCAGCTCAAAGCTATGGTGCAGTATGCCAAATCTCTCAGTGAAGCAATGGAGAAATCTACACAGCAGAGGAAAAGCATGGCCACAGAAGACCAG GTGTCATCGCCGCCCCCTTCAGCCCAACAGGTTCGCACCCAACAGGCGTCCTCAGCTGCTGACCAGAGTGCAACCATGGCCAAGCTGTTCAGCGCCTATGATGTGTGCGAGACATCGCACCATCTCCAGATCACACACCTAGACCTGCACATCTGCGATGATATCCATGCTAAGGACAAAG TCGTCAATAAAAGGATAACCGGTGGAGCCATGCAGCTTTCCTTTAGCTCCATTACTTTGGACTACTACCCTTTCCACAGAGCAG GTGACAGCTGCGCTCACTGGATGCACTACAGCGACGCCACTAAGACAAGAGAGAGCTGGGCACGGAGCCTCCTGGATGAATTCAGGACCAACGTGGAGATGTTAAAGAGCACAGTTCGAGACCAGCAAGGCCCGAGCCACACCCACAGTTCCCCAAAGCATG GTAAGATAAACACGTCTTCCAGCGCTTCCTTCAGTCCTCCTCCGCCTCAGACTCCCAAGGCTCAGCTCATGTCCAGCTCAATTGTTCTCAGGGTGGCTGACTTCAGCATCTATCAG GTCTCAACAGCAGACCAGCGCCGCTCCAGCCCCAAGACCATGATCTCCTGTAATAAGAAGTCATTGTACCTTCCGTCAGAGATGCCGGCCATCCATGTAGAGTTCACAGAATACTATTTCCCTGATGGAAAAGACTACCCTA TTCCGTGTCCAAACCTTTATGCTCAGCTCAATGCCCTTCAGCTGGTCCTGGATCCTCGCAGCCTGGTGTGGCTCAACCTCTTTGCCCTCGACCTGAGGCAGAGTCTGGAGCAGTTCATGGAGATCTACAAGCTCAATGACTCTCAAAAACCAGACGAGCATGTTGACATCAGGGTTGACGGCCTCATGCTGAAG CTCGTAATTCCCACTGATCAGGACTCTTCTTCGCCTGCTGACCTGCCTCGCTCCATCTCAATTCAGACTTCAGAAATGGCAGCCACTAACACCCGACACCCGGCCAACTGTACACGATCCCACCTTGAAGCCCTTCTGCAGGCCTTTGAAGAGGAACCCTTCTTCTGttcatctttttcctctttccctcGCTCCTCATCCTCTTTACCAATCCTCCATCCCGTCTTCCAGCGCCACGCTCACGAACAGGACACCAAGTTGCACGACATTTATCGGGGCCTGGTGGTGCCCACGATGGGCACGGACGCCCTCAAGATGCCTGCAGCCACTGACTTTTGGGCGTTGCACTTTGCCCAGTTTTGGGTGGACTATGAAGGAACCCGCGGAGGTAAAGGGCGGCCCCAGCCCTTTGTGGACTCCTTCCCTCTAACTGTGTGGGCGTGTCAGCCAGCAAAGCTCGTCCAGCATCAGGAGAAGCTGAGGAGTGCTGCTGGACCAGGACTGTCCAGAAGCTCGTCAGCGGAGGCTGTCGCACGTTTACAGAGGAAGCGATTATTAAAGGAGTATTACAGCACTGATGCAACGACTTCATCACCTCACAATAGCAATTCAGCACTGCCAGCCAGTAATGGTCTCCATAAACCCCTCTCACTAGACAGTCtgccctcctcatcctcctctttgTCATCAGATAAAGATGCAGATGTGCATGTGTTGGTGCATGTGCAGAAGCATCTGAGCGCTCAG GTAAGCCATCGGCAGTATGTGTTTCTGATGCAGCTTCAGCGCACCATCAAATCCCTGCAGCAGACACTACAGCAGGATATGGAGAAGATGAGCTCCAAGAGAGACCGCAAGGATCCTTCCCACCATCCGGCAGATCGCCAGCCGTTCACCGTCTGCTTGGGCCTCCTGCTCAAAAGCGCAGAGGTGTCCCTGCTCCTGAAGCCCATTCCGCAGCCTGAGGGTTCAGGATCTCCTCCAGGCTCGGAGCTGTCGCCCTCAGAGAGCCGAGGAACTCTGGAGCCTGCGAGTGATGCGAGAGACGGGGGAGAGAAAGGCAATGAAGGATCTGGCTCAGAAGGTGGAAGAGCCAAGCAGTCTTGCACTGTAGACCAGCTGCTATGTAGCCATGGCTTAGAGGGAGGACCCATGCAGGTTCCTGCACCTCTCGTTCCCGCTTCCACTTCAACTACACATCCCGACTTGAACCACAAAACGTCAGTGGAGGAGAGGACTCCAGCTAAAAGGACTGGGCGGGGGAGTTCAGATGAAGGTGGCGAGGTGCTGATGGATGGGTTGTCTGGAGGTGATGATATGGGATCTAGGTTAGACTCCAAAAGCCAACCATGTGACCATCTGCCTGATCCACTCAGCAGCAAAGACTGGAGCGACAAAGACAAGGCTGCAAAGATGCCTCAGTCAATATCCAG tgGTCGTTTGATGCGGGATCGCTCCCAGTCCAGTTTCTCTGTGTCctataaaaatatgaagaagaGCCCCTCTCTGCAGTCCCTGGACAACATCTCCATAGATAGCTACCTGATGGAGGATGGAGACACTTACAGCCTGCTGGAAAGAG ACGACGTGTCCATCTCAGGCTTCAAGGACGTCATCAGTGAACAAAGCACCGCAGAGAGCGCCATCGAGGCAGCGACTGGTCAGGAGCACGAGGGGGGAGAGTCCCCCGACTCTGCCAGCGCAGCATCACAGAGCATTGATGAGCCCACCAAAGATACA GTGTCAGTGCTGGTGTTGAAGGTGCAGTCGGTGTGTGTGGGCATGGAGGCCATGGGCGAGAGCACAGCCGTGGCTCTGGAGGTGGGCCGGGTCACACCCAGCCAGCTGGGAAATGTCAGCCTCAGACAGTACCTCAGCAACCGCAGCCTGG GTATGGTGTGTTCAGTACCAATACCTGCACAAAGCAGCCAAG CTGGCGGCGAGACCAGCTCTGCATCCATCCAGGGCCTTCACGGTCCGGCGGTCCGGGCTCGGCTGGAAAGCGGGCCCTGGGCCGCCGCCCACTCCCCGTTGGCTGAACGTAACGGTTTCCTCCAGCTGCAGCTTCACGATTACACGGCGAGCTTCATGATGTCCTCGCTCCGCAACCTTTCCCTTTTCCTGGAGGACGACTCGGCCTCCCAGGTGCTGCCCATGGAGATCAGCATCAGGGACACACACATTGATTTAAAG GATGATGACCCTCGTGATAATCCCAACTCGGAGCCCTCGCCGGTCATGCTGCACATCGACAGCCTCATCGTACACAGAAGAGACGACGGGTCTTTCTCTATAGGAG TGGATAGAGCAGGAGAGGCCAAACCCAAGCAAGCGGCCTCAGTGATTGACAGCTCTCTGAGTCCAGTCCCTGAGACTGTGGGCGGCATCTGTGGTGTTTCAAAGGCGACGCAGACTCAGGCTCCGCCTACAAGCCCCCCTCCATCTGACAAGGAGAAG aTGCTGATCGAAGAGAATGAGTGTTTAAAGGTGGAGCTTTCCCGGGCAAAGATGGCGCTGGCTGAGGCTCAGATGGAGAAGGACTCGCTGCTTCACCGACTGAAGAACCTCAAAGTCAGCACCAGCTAG